A region from the Rhodamnia argentea isolate NSW1041297 chromosome 7, ASM2092103v1, whole genome shotgun sequence genome encodes:
- the LOC115756214 gene encoding 30S ribosomal protein S31, chloroplastic, which yields MAFLLLRPPSVASPSPLAFSRSQTLGASLSTTPASLSLPAATSAPSVPLVYCGRGDKKTAKGKRFNHSFGNARPRNKKKGRGPPRVAAPPAPPRKDRFEDNEVIKIDIDESLFTR from the exons ATGGCCTTCCTCCTGCTCCGACCTCCCTCCGTCGCCTCTCCGTCGCCCCTCGCCTTCTCTCGGTCCCAAACCCTAGGCGCTTCTCTCTCCACAACCCCcgcttccctctctctccccgccgCTACCTCCGCTCCGTCCGTGCCTCTCG TGTACTGTGGCAGAGGTGACAAGAAGACCGCCAAGGGAAAGCGCTTCAATCACTCCTTCGGCAAC GCGAGGCCGCGGAACAAGAAGAAAGGGAGAGGTCCGCCACGGGTGGCTGCTCCTCCTGCCCCTCCGAGGAAGGACCGGTTCGAGGATAACGAGGTTATCAAGATTGACATTGATGAGTCCCTCTTCACTAGATGA
- the LOC115756209 gene encoding histone H4, with product MSGRGKGGKGLGKGGAKRHRKVLRDNIQGITKPAIRRLARRGGVKRISGLIYEETRGVLKIFLENVIRDAVTYTEHARRKTVTAMDVVYALKRQGRTLYGFGG from the coding sequence ATGTCGGGCCGCGGGAAGGGAGGCAAGGGGCTGGGCAAGGGCGGGGCCAAGCGGCACAGGAAAGTGCTGCGCGACAACATCCAGGGCATCACGAAGCCGGCGATCCGGCGTCTGGCCCGCCGGGGCGGCGTGAAGCGCATCAGCGGGCTGATCTACGAGGAGACCCGGGGCGTGCTGAAGATCTTCCTGGAGAACGTGATCCGCGACGCTGTGACCTACACCGAGCACGCCCGCCGGAAGACCGTCACCGCCATGGACGTCGTGTACGCCCTCAAGAGGCAGGGCCGGACCTTGTACGGCTTCGGCGGCTGA
- the LOC115756202 gene encoding lactosylceramide 4-alpha-galactosyltransferase-like, with product MKLSKLSRKMLDHHRAAGRTKPFAFAVITLAAVSLIVYSETTMSDVSLHLLPFNKAAVDQQEARMPESVIHPLAVVRSLQLQSIHEEFGEADNKDDPEDHSSYPLVPPLNVTEEERIRWLRENLVNFVILKSDNTTRKFHSRVVRFLGQRCLSQFFMTWISPVSSFGSRELLGIESLFRAHPKGCLVIVSRTMDSRRGRKILKPVTDLGFKVLAATPDLPQLLRKTPAEAWFDDLRKGNKDPGEIPLAQNLSNLIRLAVLYRYGGVYLDTDFVILKDISSLRNCIGAQSVDLVSGNWSRLNNAAMVFDRRHPLLYKFIQEFALTFDGNKWGHNGPYLVSRVVERVKSKTGYRGRFSVMSPMAFYPVGWTHIGGLFKSPENRGDARWVEAKIAQLSRDTYGVHLWNKQSRGLRIEEGSVVARLISDNCVICRSIYSS from the coding sequence ATGAAACTTTCTAAATTGTCGCGAAAGATGCTCGATCACCACCGGGCGGCTGGTCGCACCAAGCCGTTCGCCTTTGCCGTGATAACTCTCGCCGCCGTTTCCTTGATTGTCTACTCGGAAACCACCATGTCGGATGTCTCCCTGCACTTGCTTCCCTTCAACAAAGCAGCCGTGGACCAGCAAGAGGCTCGAATGCCCGAATCTGTGATCCATCCATTGGCCGTTGTCCGCTCCTTGCAACTCCAATCCATCCACGAGGAGTTCGGCGAGGCCGACAATAAGGATGATCCCGAAGATCATTCGTCATACCCTCTTGTCCCTCCGCTCAATGTCACAGAAGAGGAGAGAATACGGTGGCTGCGCGAAAACCTGGTGAATTTCGTCATACTCAAGTCCGACAACACAACCCGGAAGTTCCATTCCCGTGTCGTGAGGTTCCTCGGCCAAAGATGCTTGTCGCAGTTCTTCATGACGTGGATTTCTCCAGTGAGCTCCTTTGGGAGCAGGGAGCTCCTTGGCATCGAGAGCCTCTTCCGAGCACATCCAAAGGGATGCCTAGTGATCGTGTCGAGGACGATGGACTCAAGAAGAGGGCGCAAGATCCTGAAACCCGTGACTGACCTTGGGTTCAAGGTCCTGGCAGCGACCCCGGACTTGCCCCAGCTGCTCAGGAAGACCCCGGCCGAAGCCTGGTTTGACGACCTGAGGAAAGGCAACAAAGACCCTGGCGAAATCCCCTTAGCGCAGAACCTCTCCAACCTCATAAGGCTCGCCGTCCTGTACAGATATGGCGGCGTCTACTTGGACACGGACTTTGTAATCCTGAAAGACATAAGTTCATTGCGGAATTGCATCGGAGCGCAGAGCGTGGACCTCGTCTCGGGGAACTGGTCGAGACTAAACAATGCGGCCATGGTGTTCGACAGACGCCATCCGCTGTTGTACAAGTTCATTCAGGAGTTTGCTCTAACGTTTGATGGGAACAAGTGGGGTCACAACGGGCCATACTTGGTGTCCCGGGTCGTGGAGAGAGTGAAATCGAAAACCGGATACAGAGGCAGGTTCAGCGTGATGTCTCCGATGGCTTTTTATCCGGTCGGGTGGACCCATATCGGCGGCCTATTCAAGAGCCCCGAGAACAGAGGCGACGCGAGGTGGGTCGAGGCCAAGATCGCTCAGCTGAGTCGGGACACTTACGGGGTTCATCTGTGGAACAAGCAGAGCAGGGGACTGAGGATTGAAGAGGGAAGTGTGGTGGCGAGGTTGATCTCGGACAACTGCGTGATTTGCCGGAGCATTTATAGCTCTTGA